A section of the Pseudanabaena mucicola str. Chao 1806 genome encodes:
- a CDS encoding chemotaxis protein CheW, translated as MITKQKKEEKLKFLVFTMGNLNLAIGIDSVIRIIPLPKIHRSGDKLLGIAMYEDQEVLVIDLYKRIYDQEKNIAKGFLVIFLGKKSLCGITIDTLPNVEDVPLLSLQTVTSEYRDHDTLGIASHIMQIPIKKSEPQTVFLLDSELLLKMASS; from the coding sequence ATGATCACTAAGCAAAAGAAAGAAGAAAAGCTTAAATTCCTTGTTTTTACAATGGGAAATCTGAATTTAGCGATTGGAATTGATAGTGTAATTCGGATTATTCCTTTACCAAAAATTCATCGCAGTGGCGATAAGTTACTGGGTATAGCCATGTATGAGGATCAAGAAGTCTTGGTTATCGATTTATATAAGCGCATTTATGACCAAGAAAAAAATATTGCAAAGGGATTTTTAGTGATTTTTTTAGGAAAGAAGAGTTTATGTGGAATTACGATTGATACTTTGCCTAATGTTGAAGATGTGCCACTTCTAAGCCTTCAGACTGTGACTTCTGAATATCGTGATCACGACACATTAGGAATTGCAAGCCACATTATGCAAATACCGATCAAAAAATCTGAACCACAAACAGTTTTTTTACTTGATTCCGAATTATTATTAAAAATGGCATCTTCATAA
- a CDS encoding hybrid sensor histidine kinase/response regulator, which produces MYNTELEIQDQAYQFFKQEAPEFLQIIETGLLSLREDRSTANIHSIMRAAHSIKGGSASLNLNGIKTIAHQLEDVFRSLYRFEGEIDADIEGLLLQAYDCLREPLMDQLQSGHYESAAAIAAAEPVFDVLKLFFGEIDEDVELPTSAELGVDIVQIVFDGDVQQGILRLQNVLANPEGLPVTGEIRAQVEVFNGLGELLNLSGFKAIAKATLEALERNPDHPILVGEVAVANFVTARDEVLAGDRVQGGNPSPELIALTQSSTSCEENILKESQIPNLIQENSSFNTSNDWITSSEQEIDNSNFLEIESEPETKSSNSESSFLTASLEIFTEVPKFDDFDSQTISLEPEQLNQNFDFFTTNVDNSQSNSPEANIFDNLNSVFDLVELDDFNENLLDSEPIVTAEIKPEITPPIDEQTTQLSISNLAKTTTSTEITSKKITTEKVTPYITETVRVDLPRLERLNNFSSELVTQENASILQNQQLQAKIERIQKQFKGFENLSKNLQICLDKAQRSQVKTQDSSLTNSSINLSISSASNLLADFDPLQMDSYNRLHNVIQEALEEIAQMDEGMRDMAILMQQKQQTQRRKQQILKQLRYDLLWSRMLPLGDILSSLPRMVRELSNKYNKQVNLKLFGAGTLVDKSVLEKLYDPFVHLVRNAFDHGTESTQERLNRGKPAIATIEIRAYYRGNQTYIEIKDDGHGIDIEKIKAKAIAVGLLKSEQANQISKEEIYQFLFAPSFSTAEVVSELSGRGIGLSTVQEQVRSLKGSIEIKSEVGLGTNFIIKLPLTLSIAKLLIFSVQERLMAIAIDTLLGIITVESNAIQIIQGKEFFRFEDRLIPLYPPSIFADGYPLPKKSLDILTPESFTEEDQTTLLLLADGDEIAALPIDRVINEQELAIKPFGKAVAPPSYLYGCTVLGDGSLVPVIDSTSLLAINPVNNLPLPVISSAPNSPSSSPINSTDVQSVPPALRPKPKLQQRRTILIVDDSLTTRQALYLTLEKFGYQVIQSVDGREALEQLSRSPDIQAVICDVEMPVMNGFEFLTACRKENRYAKLPIVMLTSRSGAKHRRVAEMLGASGYHTKPYLEQQLIETIQGLLNTN; this is translated from the coding sequence ATGTACAACACTGAACTAGAGATTCAAGATCAGGCTTATCAATTTTTCAAGCAAGAAGCACCAGAATTTTTGCAGATAATTGAGACGGGATTGCTTTCTCTCAGAGAAGATCGTAGCACCGCAAATATTCACTCAATCATGCGAGCCGCTCATTCGATTAAAGGTGGTTCGGCGAGTCTCAATCTCAATGGTATCAAAACGATCGCCCATCAACTAGAGGATGTATTTCGATCATTATATCGCTTTGAAGGGGAAATCGATGCTGATATCGAAGGCTTGTTGTTACAGGCTTATGACTGTTTGCGTGAGCCATTAATGGATCAACTACAATCAGGACATTACGAATCAGCAGCAGCGATCGCGGCGGCGGAACCCGTCTTTGATGTTTTAAAATTGTTTTTTGGGGAAATCGATGAAGATGTCGAATTACCAACATCTGCCGAATTAGGGGTCGATATTGTCCAGATTGTGTTTGATGGTGATGTGCAGCAGGGAATATTGCGACTGCAAAATGTGCTGGCAAATCCAGAAGGTTTACCTGTGACAGGAGAAATTAGAGCGCAGGTGGAAGTCTTTAATGGTCTTGGTGAATTATTAAATCTATCGGGGTTTAAAGCAATCGCCAAGGCAACGTTGGAAGCTCTGGAGCGTAATCCTGATCATCCGATTTTGGTGGGTGAGGTAGCTGTAGCAAATTTTGTGACCGCCCGCGATGAAGTCCTAGCAGGCGATCGCGTCCAAGGCGGAAACCCTAGCCCTGAATTAATCGCGCTTACCCAATCTTCAACCAGTTGTGAAGAAAATATTCTAAAAGAATCGCAAATCCCAAATCTTATTCAAGAAAATTCTAGTTTCAATACTTCTAATGATTGGATTACATCCTCAGAACAAGAAATAGATAATTCTAATTTCCTAGAGATAGAATCAGAGCCAGAAACTAAATCATCTAATTCTGAGAGTAGTTTTCTAACTGCAAGTTTAGAGATTTTTACGGAAGTTCCTAAATTCGATGATTTTGATTCCCAGACTATAAGTTTAGAGCCTGAGCAACTCAATCAGAATTTTGATTTTTTTACGACAAATGTCGATAATAGTCAGAGTAATAGCCCTGAAGCAAATATTTTTGACAATTTGAATTCAGTCTTTGACTTGGTTGAACTTGATGACTTTAATGAGAATTTATTAGATTCTGAACCAATAGTTACGGCAGAAATTAAACCAGAAATTACTCCCCCAATTGATGAACAAACAACTCAATTAAGTATCTCTAATCTTGCCAAGACAACAACATCAACAGAAATCACCAGTAAAAAAATAACTACTGAAAAAGTCACTCCCTATATTACTGAAACCGTAAGAGTTGATCTGCCTCGACTAGAAAGATTAAATAACTTCTCTAGTGAATTGGTTACTCAAGAAAATGCCTCGATTCTACAAAATCAACAACTTCAAGCCAAAATTGAGCGTATTCAAAAACAATTTAAAGGTTTTGAAAATCTTTCTAAAAATTTGCAAATATGCCTCGATAAAGCGCAGCGATCACAAGTAAAAACTCAAGATTCTAGTTTGACTAATTCTTCCATAAATTTATCCATATCTAGTGCCAGTAACTTATTAGCAGATTTCGATCCATTGCAAATGGATTCTTATAATCGCCTCCATAACGTGATCCAAGAAGCACTCGAAGAAATCGCACAAATGGATGAAGGGATGCGTGATATGGCGATTTTGATGCAACAAAAACAACAAACCCAACGCCGTAAACAACAAATCCTAAAGCAATTAAGGTATGACCTACTATGGTCACGAATGTTACCGCTAGGCGATATTCTCAGCAGCCTGCCCCGCATGGTACGCGAATTATCTAATAAATATAATAAACAAGTTAATTTAAAACTATTTGGGGCTGGAACCTTAGTTGATAAATCTGTTCTGGAAAAACTATATGATCCCTTTGTGCATCTAGTCCGTAACGCTTTCGATCACGGCACAGAATCAACCCAAGAACGTCTGAATCGCGGTAAACCTGCCATTGCGACCATTGAAATTCGAGCCTATTATCGTGGCAATCAAACCTATATCGAAATTAAAGATGATGGTCATGGTATTGATATTGAAAAGATAAAGGCGAAGGCGATCGCTGTTGGATTACTAAAATCAGAACAAGCCAATCAAATCAGCAAAGAAGAGATTTACCAATTCTTATTTGCGCCGAGTTTCTCGACCGCTGAAGTCGTTTCTGAGCTGTCAGGTCGCGGTATAGGGTTATCGACGGTTCAGGAACAAGTACGCAGTCTCAAAGGTTCCATCGAGATCAAGTCAGAAGTAGGCTTAGGTACTAATTTCATTATCAAGTTACCGCTCACCCTCAGTATTGCTAAGTTGCTAATTTTCAGTGTGCAGGAGCGATTAATGGCGATCGCGATCGACACGTTATTAGGAATTATCACCGTTGAATCTAATGCGATTCAAATTATTCAGGGCAAAGAATTTTTCCGTTTTGAAGATCGTTTGATTCCTTTATATCCGCCTTCTATCTTTGCCGATGGTTATCCATTGCCTAAAAAATCTCTCGATATACTCACACCAGAGTCATTTACAGAAGAAGATCAGACCACCTTATTACTATTAGCTGATGGTGATGAAATCGCCGCCCTACCAATTGATCGCGTCATCAACGAGCAGGAATTAGCAATTAAACCCTTTGGTAAAGCTGTCGCGCCGCCATCTTACCTCTATGGTTGTACAGTTCTCGGTGATGGCAGTCTTGTACCTGTGATTGATAGTACATCTCTATTGGCTATAAATCCCGTAAATAACTTACCACTTCCAGTAATAAGTTCAGCACCAAATTCTCCATCCAGTTCCCCAATAAATTCCACAGATGTACAATCTGTTCCACCTGCATTAAGACCCAAACCAAAACTTCAACAAAGACGAACAATCCTCATTGTTGATGATTCCCTAACTACTCGTCAGGCTTTGTATCTAACCTTAGAGAAGTTTGGCTATCAGGTCATCCAATCCGTTGATGGTCGAGAAGCGCTCGAGCAACTTTCACGATCGCCTGACATCCAAGCCGTAATCTGTGATGTGGAAATGCCAGTTATGAATGGATTTGAATTTTTAACCGCCTGTCGGAAAGAAAACCGTTATGCGAAACTTCCGATAGTTATGTTGACTTCTCGTAGTGGCGCAAAACATCGCAGGGTTGCCGAGATGCTGGGAGCTTCGGGATATCATACTAAGCCCTATCTTGAGCAACAACTAATCGAAACTATTCAAGGACTATTGAATACGAACTAA
- a CDS encoding methyl-accepting chemotaxis protein — protein MLLKDKPELPPSEDKTQISGQVLTDKTTPKILLSKKDLQATSTKPKIPLWKLPSQLWNNLGVRWKLSILMLLTSGLPVLIVIQILVQSSEQASLKELRTSVQEKGSFFLSEYVLWTNEESKQEAAAIAKSVEGANIDLSDVNELTAKRSILQPLVQVSSEGINPESIKNFKLITDNNGRSIEGNVLVLNEDFSKFPQLAAKDKEELVPQSYQQKVAPSNSNLANLPIVKSAIATGKPMYGIELVKLADLQSLGLEKQANIGIRPQITQGLSEAKQPAPNDTYDTEQGKSGLVSMAVYPIKVKGRLVGTAVVGALLNRNYGIVDKFSKRYNIPTATIFAQDWRVSTNVPYVDPSTKSPDSTRAIGTRAAREVSDTVLKQGTEYVGETNIIGVDYLTFYAPLYDHRKLLEPNSKPVGIAHVGRPLSEIQDLLANLSNIGYAIGAISIVGAGVIGILIASSFTSPLRRLSGFTQKIGQGEMGERLTDSDRRDEIGTLSQELNKMVEQLEVLITEKQQESERIASAIREVAQTDAELRIQEQRQAKEALQQRALELLIEVDPINRGDLTIRAKVTDDEIGTIADSYNSMIANLRQLVEQVQTASISVSQTVTENEQTVKNVSSGADQQVQAITQTLKRIHTLTESIKGIGDSAAQAEAQVDYANQALREGDIVMNSTVEGFSAIRETVVETAEKVKALEEASQKISKVIKLISGFASQTNMLALNASIEAARAGEEGQGFGVVANEVRALAQRSAKATLEIRQLIEEIQSQSKDLGKAVQIGTEQVNNGSRLVEESRQKLTEIAFSSQRVNQIVQKISQSASEQVQTSEDVSQTIQNVALIAANNSTQTESMNEAFAELRKVAQELQINVSQFKVS, from the coding sequence ATGTTACTGAAAGATAAACCTGAACTTCCGCCTTCTGAAGATAAAACACAAATTTCAGGTCAAGTTTTGACGGATAAAACTACGCCCAAAATTTTATTGTCTAAAAAGGATTTACAGGCAACTTCGACTAAGCCAAAAATTCCTTTATGGAAATTACCATCTCAACTTTGGAATAACTTGGGGGTAAGGTGGAAATTGTCGATCTTGATGTTGCTAACTTCGGGCTTGCCAGTCTTAATCGTGATCCAAATATTAGTTCAATCATCAGAACAAGCATCACTCAAAGAGTTGCGAACTTCCGTCCAAGAAAAGGGTTCATTCTTTTTATCGGAATATGTACTCTGGACAAATGAGGAAAGTAAGCAAGAAGCGGCGGCGATCGCTAAATCTGTTGAAGGTGCAAATATCGATCTCAGTGATGTTAACGAACTCACCGCAAAGCGCTCTATCCTGCAACCATTAGTGCAAGTCAGTAGTGAAGGTATTAATCCCGAGTCGATTAAGAATTTCAAATTGATTACTGACAATAATGGTCGTAGCATCGAAGGAAATGTGCTGGTTCTTAATGAAGATTTTTCTAAATTTCCGCAACTTGCTGCTAAAGACAAAGAAGAACTAGTTCCCCAATCCTACCAACAGAAGGTAGCACCGAGTAATAGTAATTTGGCAAACCTACCGATTGTCAAAAGTGCGATCGCCACAGGTAAGCCGATGTATGGGATTGAATTAGTGAAATTAGCCGATCTCCAATCCTTAGGATTAGAGAAGCAAGCCAATATTGGTATTCGCCCCCAAATAACCCAAGGTCTGAGTGAAGCTAAGCAACCAGCACCCAATGACACCTACGACACTGAACAGGGAAAATCAGGACTGGTAAGTATGGCAGTATATCCGATCAAAGTTAAAGGTCGGCTTGTAGGAACGGCAGTAGTAGGAGCCTTGCTCAATCGTAACTATGGTATTGTTGATAAATTTTCTAAGCGATATAATATTCCAACTGCGACTATCTTTGCTCAAGATTGGCGAGTTAGCACCAACGTTCCCTATGTTGATCCAAGTACTAAAAGTCCCGATAGTACAAGAGCGATCGGTACTCGTGCAGCTCGTGAGGTATCAGATACAGTTCTCAAACAAGGCACAGAATATGTGGGAGAAACAAATATCATAGGTGTTGACTACTTAACTTTTTATGCACCACTCTATGACCATCGCAAATTACTCGAGCCTAATTCTAAACCAGTGGGGATTGCCCATGTTGGTCGTCCTCTATCTGAGATTCAAGATCTATTAGCCAATTTATCTAATATTGGTTATGCGATTGGTGCTATTTCTATTGTTGGTGCAGGGGTGATCGGTATCTTGATTGCAAGTTCCTTTACTAGTCCATTGCGCCGCCTGTCTGGATTCACCCAAAAAATCGGTCAAGGTGAAATGGGAGAACGTCTAACTGATAGCGATCGCCGTGATGAAATTGGCACATTATCACAAGAGTTAAACAAAATGGTCGAACAGTTAGAAGTTCTGATTACGGAAAAACAACAGGAATCAGAACGCATCGCTTCGGCGATACGGGAAGTTGCTCAAACAGATGCCGAACTTCGCATTCAAGAACAACGTCAAGCCAAGGAAGCCTTACAACAAAGGGCGCTAGAGCTATTGATCGAAGTTGATCCCATTAATCGTGGGGACTTGACCATTCGCGCAAAAGTGACTGATGACGAAATTGGCACGATCGCAGATTCCTACAACTCAATGATTGCGAATTTACGCCAATTGGTGGAACAGGTTCAAACTGCTTCTATATCCGTATCACAAACAGTGACGGAAAATGAGCAAACTGTCAAAAATGTATCGAGTGGAGCTGATCAACAGGTACAAGCAATTACCCAAACCCTTAAACGGATTCATACACTTACAGAGTCAATCAAAGGTATTGGAGATTCAGCCGCCCAAGCCGAAGCACAAGTGGACTATGCCAACCAAGCGTTAAGGGAAGGTGACATAGTGATGAATAGCACCGTTGAAGGTTTTTCGGCAATTCGTGAAACTGTAGTAGAAACTGCGGAAAAGGTAAAGGCATTGGAAGAGGCTTCTCAAAAAATCTCTAAGGTAATCAAACTAATTAGTGGATTTGCATCACAGACGAATATGTTGGCGTTGAATGCGTCAATTGAAGCGGCTCGTGCTGGTGAAGAAGGTCAGGGCTTTGGAGTTGTGGCGAATGAGGTCAGAGCTTTGGCGCAGCGATCGGCAAAGGCAACTTTGGAAATTCGGCAGTTAATCGAAGAGATTCAATCCCAATCGAAGGATTTAGGTAAAGCGGTGCAAATCGGCACAGAACAGGTAAACAATGGCTCTCGACTGGTGGAAGAGTCCCGTCAAAAACTCACTGAAATTGCTTTTTCTAGCCAAAGAGTTAATCAAATCGTACAGAAAATTTCTCAATCAGCTTCCGAGCAGGTGCAAACATCAGAGGATGTAAGTCAAACCATTCAAAACGTGGCTCTGATTGCGGCTAACAACTCTACCCAAACCGAAAGCATGAATGAAGCTTTTGCTGAGTTGCGAAAAGTTGCTCAAGAGTTGCAAATCAATGTATCTCAATTTAAAGTCAGCTAG